A window of Ignavibacteriales bacterium contains these coding sequences:
- a CDS encoding MOSC domain-containing protein has translation MAKYILTEINIYPVKSLGGISLQNSDVTDRGLKHDRRWLIINNEGKFITQQTHPQLALIKTKINGNKLILGHKTKDIPPLVIPIYHESVEIVLVSIWQDLVEARVVGKYADEWLSDALGIKCRLVYMHDGTQRLVDRAFAADNEIVSFADAYPFMMIGQSSLDDLNSRLKEKLPMNRFRPNFVFKGGNPFDEDKWKMIRIGEIVFNLVKPCSRCVLTTVNQDTAEKKEEPLKTLSTYRSFNNKIYFGQNLLHEGNGTLKVGDEIEILELK, from the coding sequence ATGGCAAAATATATTCTTACTGAAATCAACATCTACCCAGTTAAATCCCTTGGTGGAATTTCTCTGCAAAATTCTGATGTAACAGACCGCGGACTAAAACATGACCGAAGATGGTTGATAATCAATAACGAAGGAAAATTTATTACACAGCAAACACACCCGCAGTTAGCGTTGATCAAGACAAAGATCAACGGCAATAAATTAATTTTAGGACATAAGACAAAAGATATTCCTCCGCTTGTAATTCCAATTTATCACGAAAGCGTAGAAATTGTTCTGGTAAGCATTTGGCAAGACCTGGTTGAAGCGCGTGTTGTTGGTAAATATGCCGACGAATGGCTAAGCGATGCATTAGGCATTAAATGCAGATTGGTTTACATGCACGATGGAACACAACGGTTAGTAGATCGAGCATTTGCCGCAGACAACGAAATAGTTAGTTTTGCCGATGCATATCCATTTATGATGATCGGGCAATCTTCTTTGGATGATTTAAATAGCCGGCTTAAAGAAAAATTACCGATGAACAGGTTCAGACCAAATTTTGTTTTCAAGGGAGGAAATCCTTTTGATGAAGACAAATGGAAGATGATAAGAATAGGTGAAATAGTATTTAATTTAGTAAAACCATGTTCGCGCTGTGTTTTAACCACCGTCAATCAAGACACCGCAGAAAAAAAAGAAGAACCCTTAAAAACATTATCTACTTATAGAAGTTTTAACAACAAAATTTATTTTGGGCAGAATCTTTTACACGAAGGAAACGGCACA
- a CDS encoding penicillin-binding transpeptidase domain-containing protein: MILMSEEKHKHSVLKYKTGTGTKEDGTFIGWLVGYVEKEKNVYLFAFNIEAKTFDEVRKLRDESSRAIFRKLKVLE, encoded by the coding sequence ATGATTCTAATGTCGGAAGAAAAGCATAAACATTCCGTCTTGAAATATAAAACTGGTACAGGTACTAAAGAAGACGGCACCTTTATCGGATGGCTCGTAGGATATGTTGAAAAAGAGAAAAATGTTTATTTATTTGCTTTCAATATTGAGGCAAAAACATTTGATGAAGTTCGTAAGCTTAGAGACGAATCTTCTCGCGCAATATTTAGGAAATTAAAAGTCTTAGAATGA
- a CDS encoding glycosyltransferase family 39 protein — translation MMYQSSISLTNRKNLEWVLLAFLIIVASAIRLHTNFSTKYIPGNNGAYYLVQARSLLENGRLEFVEFPLLFWLEAGLAWILFHLGFGNIDSSVDLATRLFDSIIPALSIIPAYALTKRIFGKQEKIYLPALISALSVLYFSPLMLISDFQKNALGVLWLFCLMYWLYRSFEESSRKNFLLTFLFLLLTGLTHYGCISVAVTIVLLNLILKYELRYTLKKLLKVISGVVVIVAVCIGIVYITSPWRTRVFINIPLEIFRNQLIYFILQQKPVISPLDMIDILLVNLVAIISLVLFIRNFRTLELKTRPFILACIILSFFLASPFLGIDAAQRLYFMSYLPVIPLLPFIYNKISSVTAKSFLTETVLLIIIFSIFIVVGKGTQSNMNEKLYAELVEMEKTIPPNGNSIIVARHGMEFWSAWIFRTAVTRQESLTKNYWRAYANVLFLQQKKDKSSFGPAGMMGNPFPEPALPESSRMIFNGRYFNLYHVPTPPDNFSIFMEKRP, via the coding sequence ATGATGTATCAATCATCCATAAGTCTAACAAACAGAAAGAACCTTGAATGGGTTTTGCTGGCATTTTTGATAATCGTCGCTTCTGCAATTCGTCTTCACACAAATTTCAGTACTAAATATATACCTGGCAACAATGGTGCATATTATCTTGTTCAAGCACGGTCATTATTAGAAAATGGACGGCTTGAGTTTGTCGAATTCCCTTTGCTGTTTTGGCTGGAAGCAGGACTTGCCTGGATCTTATTTCATTTAGGTTTTGGCAATATAGATTCTTCCGTTGATTTAGCAACACGGCTTTTCGATTCAATCATTCCCGCTTTATCAATTATACCTGCGTATGCTTTAACAAAAAGAATTTTTGGCAAACAAGAAAAAATCTATTTGCCAGCGCTCATCTCTGCGCTATCAGTTTTATATTTTTCTCCCTTGATGCTGATCTCCGATTTCCAAAAAAACGCACTTGGTGTTTTGTGGTTATTCTGTTTGATGTATTGGCTCTACCGTAGTTTTGAGGAGTCAAGTAGAAAAAATTTTTTGTTAACCTTTTTGTTTTTACTACTTACCGGATTAACTCACTATGGATGTATTTCGGTTGCCGTAACAATAGTTCTTCTCAATTTAATTTTGAAATATGAACTGCGTTATACACTTAAAAAACTTCTAAAGGTTATATCCGGAGTTGTTGTAATAGTTGCAGTATGCATAGGAATCGTTTATATAACAAGTCCGTGGCGAACCAGAGTTTTTATTAATATACCGTTAGAAATATTCCGCAACCAGCTGATCTATTTTATTCTTCAACAGAAACCTGTTATTTCACCGCTTGATATGATTGATATCTTGTTAGTGAATTTGGTTGCAATTATTTCTTTGGTTTTGTTTATTAGAAATTTTAGAACACTGGAACTAAAAACTCGTCCGTTTATTCTGGCTTGCATAATTCTATCGTTCTTTTTGGCTTCTCCTTTTCTTGGAATAGATGCAGCCCAGCGGCTCTATTTTATGAGCTATCTTCCTGTAATACCGCTTCTTCCTTTTATCTACAATAAAATTTCAAGCGTAACCGCGAAATCTTTTTTAACAGAAACTGTTTTGTTAATAATAATTTTTTCGATTTTTATTGTTGTGGGCAAAGGCACACAATCTAATATGAACGAAAAACTTTACGCAGAGCTGGTAGAAATGGAAAAAACTATTCCCCCTAACGGCAATTCGATTATTGTTGCAAGACACGGAATGGAGTTCTGGTCGGCTTGGATTTTCCGAACTGCTGTAACTCGACAAGAATCATTAACAAAAAATTATTGGCGGGCTTACGCTAATGTTTTATTCCTTCAACAGAAAAAAGATAAGTCATCATTCGGTCCCGCCGGCATGATGGGCAATCCATTCCCCGAGCCTGCATTGCCGGAATCTTCACGAATGATTTTTAATGGAAGATATTTTAATCTATATCATGTGCCAACACCGCCGGATAATTTTTCTATCTTTATGGAGAAAAGGCCATAA
- a CDS encoding enoyl-CoA hydratase/isomerase family protein: MDKNGKVTTSIINGIATINFMHPKSNSLPAKMLKEMTEAVNKFAEDKHAHVIVIRSEGEKAFCAGASFDELLEIKDFKGGKEFFMGFARLINAMRKCPKFIIARVQGKAVGGGVGIAAAADYTIASSEASVKLSELLLGIGPFVVGPAIERKIGKTAFITMSIDAEWHDSLWAKQSGLYTKVFANNHDLDEAVSALVKKISSCNLEAISQMKKVFWEGTENWDQLLEQRAEISGKLVLSEFTKNYIKAFKNK; the protein is encoded by the coding sequence ATGGATAAGAATGGAAAAGTTACAACAAGTATAATCAATGGAATTGCTACAATTAATTTCATGCATCCTAAAAGCAATTCTTTACCGGCTAAGATGTTGAAGGAGATGACAGAAGCGGTCAACAAATTTGCAGAAGATAAACATGCACATGTTATAGTAATCCGTAGCGAAGGCGAAAAAGCATTTTGCGCCGGTGCTTCTTTCGATGAATTACTTGAGATAAAAGATTTCAAAGGCGGTAAAGAATTTTTTATGGGCTTTGCAAGATTAATCAACGCTATGCGAAAATGTCCAAAATTTATTATTGCACGTGTGCAGGGCAAAGCAGTTGGAGGAGGAGTTGGAATTGCTGCCGCGGCAGATTATACTATTGCCTCTAGCGAAGCATCCGTAAAATTGAGCGAGTTGTTATTGGGCATTGGTCCATTTGTTGTCGGTCCGGCAATAGAAAGAAAAATTGGGAAGACTGCGTTTATTACAATGTCTATTGATGCAGAATGGCATGATTCACTTTGGGCGAAGCAAAGCGGACTATACACAAAAGTCTTTGCAAATAATCACGATCTTGATGAAGCGGTTTCAGCTCTTGTAAAAAAAATTTCAAGCTGTAATCTCGAAGCAATTTCTCAGATGAAAAAAGTTTTTTGGGAAGGAACCGAAAACTGGGACCAGCTTTTGGAACAACGCGCGGAGATAAGCGGAAAACTTGTTCTTAGTGAGTTTACAAAGAATTATATAAAAGCGTTCAAAAACAAATAA
- a CDS encoding HAD-IA family hydrolase, whose protein sequence is MNINLVVFDLDGTLISSHKTIYKATLHALREINIYPKMPEEDFYKTIGMHFEDIFTQFGFSVPDFEKFINIYKSIYFDYIDLSVVYPGVNEIINKLQRKNIKTALLTTKGQDHAERILSHFKLFDKFDYVMGRRPGIAHKPSPEPLLKICNDLNIDIAETLIVGDSELDVQCGKNADSKTCAVTYGYRTAEELKKEFPDFIIDNILDVDYIVSR, encoded by the coding sequence ATGAACATTAACCTTGTTGTCTTTGATCTAGATGGAACACTCATCTCTTCCCACAAAACAATTTATAAAGCAACACTTCATGCGCTTAGAGAAATAAATATTTATCCAAAGATGCCCGAAGAGGATTTTTACAAAACAATCGGAATGCATTTCGAAGATATTTTCACTCAATTTGGTTTTAGTGTTCCGGATTTTGAAAAATTTATTAACATTTATAAATCAATCTATTTCGATTACATCGATTTATCGGTCGTTTATCCTGGAGTAAATGAGATCATAAATAAATTGCAGAGAAAAAATATCAAAACAGCTTTGCTTACAACAAAGGGACAAGATCACGCAGAAAGAATTCTTAGTCATTTTAAATTATTTGATAAGTTCGATTATGTAATGGGAAGAAGACCTGGAATTGCACACAAACCATCACCTGAACCGCTGCTTAAAATTTGCAACGATTTAAATATTGATATTGCAGAAACATTGATTGTTGGAGATTCCGAATTAGATGTTCAATGCGGAAAAAATGCCGACTCCAAAACTTGTGCAGTAACTTACGGATATAGAACAGCAGAAGAATTGAAAAAAGAATTTCCGGATTTTATTATTGACAATATTCTCGACGTAGATTATATAGTTAGTAGATAG
- a CDS encoding DUF1761 domain-containing protein — translation MALHGQVNYLAVLLCGVIAMLLGSFWYSPFIFGKIWMESLDKSEEELKKDFKPFKTYGLTFISYLAMAFGLAQIMTFMDAYSIPQGIRVAFLCWIGFTVAPMLINTLFEGKKIKLLGVDIGYHLIVMLVFGTILGAWPV, via the coding sequence ATGGCTCTTCATGGTCAAGTTAATTATTTAGCAGTTTTGCTTTGCGGGGTAATTGCAATGTTGCTCGGTTCATTTTGGTATAGTCCTTTTATTTTTGGAAAGATATGGATGGAGTCACTGGATAAATCTGAAGAAGAACTTAAAAAAGATTTTAAGCCATTTAAAACTTATGGACTAACATTTATCAGCTATTTGGCGATGGCTTTTGGTCTTGCACAAATAATGACTTTTATGGACGCATATTCAATTCCGCAAGGAATTAGAGTTGCGTTTTTATGCTGGATCGGATTTACAGTTGCACCGATGTTGATCAATACTCTATTCGAAGGGAAAAAAATAAAACTGCTTGGTGTTGATATTGGTTATCATTTAATAGTTATGCTTGTCTTCGGAACAATTCTTGGAGCGTGGCCGGTTTAG